The sequence CCGCAAGCTCGGCAAGGGCGACGTGATCGGCGGCTTTGCCGGCGCCACGGCGGACGCCTTCACGCTCTTTGAGCGATTGGAATCCAAACTCGAGCAATATCCGGGGCAGCTGACCCGGGCCGCGGTGGAGCTCGCCAAGGACTGGCGCACCGACCGCTATCTGCGCCGGCTGGAGGCCATGATGATCGTGGCCGACAAGGATGTGTCCCTGGTGCTGACCGGCACCGGCGACGTGCTCGAGCCCGAGGCCGGGGTGATGGCGATCGGCTCCGGCGGCAACTATGCCCTGGCGGCCGCCCGGGCCCTGATCGACACCGACAAGGACGCCGAGACCATCGTCCGCCGCTCCCTCGACATCGCCGCGGACATCTGCGTCTACACCAACCGCAATTTGACCATCGAGAGCCTGGCGACCGGTTAGGGGCCACCTGTGAATGAACAGCGTAGCGCCGGGCTCAGTCCAACCTCTCCCGCTTGC comes from Bradyrhizobium diazoefficiens and encodes:
- the hslV gene encoding ATP-dependent protease subunit HslV yields the protein MQDSQNSSPGWHGTTILTVRKGGKVVVGGDGQVSIGQTVIKSNAKKVRKLGKGDVIGGFAGATADAFTLFERLESKLEQYPGQLTRAAVELAKDWRTDRYLRRLEAMMIVADKDVSLVLTGTGDVLEPEAGVMAIGSGGNYALAAARALIDTDKDAETIVRRSLDIAADICVYTNRNLTIESLATG